A DNA window from Paralichthys olivaceus isolate ysfri-2021 chromosome 11, ASM2471397v2, whole genome shotgun sequence contains the following coding sequences:
- the LOC109634364 gene encoding myelin protein zero-like protein 2, producing MCVKGLYFFTVLCGLAASGVLRVSGMRIYTYGEMEAVNGTDARLKCTFQSSSPINPNAIVISWTFRPLKKGGEESVFHYQQRPYPPVEGIFRKHVSWAGDIMGQDASIIIREVKFTYNGTYICQVKNPPDVHGSVGEIHLRVVSTASFSQLLHLALAIAGGITAVVLLIVIILYCRRCTKRRQRQQEGNEEAPRKERKDPTACHPSRSFHLYMSETSIEIDSSDGMISEASTKDPSSSEEEGPSSDDDDGDDDSD from the exons GTGTGCTGCGGGTCAGCGGGATGCGTATATACACATATGGGGAAATGGAGGCAGTCAACGGGACGGACGCTCGTCTCAAGTGCACATTTCAGAGTTCCTCTCCTATTAATCCCAACGCAATTGTCATCTCGTGGACCTTTAGACCGCTCAAAAAAGGCGGAGAGGAatcg GTGTTCCACTACCAGCAACGACCCTATCCTCCTGTAGAAGGCATTTTCAGGAAGCACGTCTCTTGGGCCGGTGACATCATGGGCCAAGACGCCTCCATCATAATTCGTGAGGTCAAGTTCACCTACAACGGGACTTACATCTGCCAGGTCAAGAATCCGCCGGACGTCCACGGATCGGTTGGAGAGATTCATCTGCGTGTCGTCTCCACAG CTTCTTTCTCCCAACTTCTCCATTTGGCCTTGGCCATCGCGGGCGGCATCACTGCAGTGGTCCTCCTCATCGTCATCATCCTGTACTGCAGGAGGTGCACGAAACggagacagaggcagcaggagggGAACGAGGAGGCTCCccgcaaagagagaaaagatcCCACTGCGTG ccACCCATCGAGGTCCTTCCACCTTTACATGTCAGAGACGTCCATAGAGATTGACAGCTCAGATGGCATGATCTCAGAGGCCAGCACCAAAGACCCAAGCTCCTCAGAGGAGGAGGGCCCGAGCTCAGACGACGACGATGGTGACGATGACTCTGACTGA
- the mpzl3 gene encoding myelin protein zero-like protein 3 — MRRLRQGSFAADAVWLLCALGCSVPPLVASISVSSPPEVHAFSGDAVKLSCAFTSTSRPTSKMTVDWSYRPQSGGPPQAFFHFSSRAFLPSDGQFAGRIQWQGTPARGEASITLINATLSDNGTFTCSVRNPPDVHGSPTSHTVLTVTPKAISVRFSDVAVLLVFILLPSGVITIILIGQIICPKKKHSQSKAYRSPIEVTEGEEYDVRQQEVKEKRPTCCDLYFMDSDDEEEYYSIDKKPPVDEGYAESQF, encoded by the exons ATGCGTCGCCTGCGCCAGGGGAGCTTCGCTGCGGACGCGGTGTGGCTGCTGTGCGCGCTCGGTTGTTCGG TCCCTCCTCTAGTCGCCTCCATTTCGGTGAGTTCTCCGCCAGAAGTCCATGCATTCAGTGGGGACGCCGTCAAGTTGTCCTGCGctttcacttccaccagcaggCCAACCAGTAAGATGACTGTGGACTGGTCTTACAGGCCCCAGAGTGGAGGCCCACCACAGGCA tttTTCCACTTCTCCTCACGGGCGTTCCTTCCATCAGACGGTCAGTTCGCTGGCCGTATCCAGTGGCAAGGAACCCCGGCGCGAGGGGAAGCCTCCATCACTTTGATCAACGCCACGTTGAGTGATAATGGGACCTTTACATGCTCCGTTAGAAACCCTCCTGATGTCCACGGGTCCCCAACTTCACACACAGTACTCACAGTCACACCAAAAG CCATCAGCGTTCGCTTCTCTGATGTTGCCGTCCTGCTCGTTTtcatcctcctcccctctggTGTCATCACCATCATTCTGATTGGACAGATAATCTGTCCCAAGAAGAAGCACAGCCAATCGAAGGCCTACAGATCACCCATAGAGGTCACGGAGGG AGAGGAGTATGACGTCCGCCAACAGGAGGTCAAAGAAAAGAGGCCCACATGCTGTGACCTATATTTTATG gactctgatgatgaagaggagtaTTACAGCATAGACAAGAAGCCTCCAGTGGATGAAGGCTATGCCGAGTCTCAGTTCTAG